AGAAGACCTTGATATGGCTGAAGAAGATAGTGGTTCTCAAGATAGAATTTTAAATACAAGAGTTAATGAAGCTATAAAAAAAGTTATGGTACTACGAGGTGATCTTAGAGATAAAGTTGAAAAGGCTCCAAAGATAAAAGCAAAAAATGAATTGGTATTTGGTAGGCCTGGGAAAATACTTCATGTAGATGGAGATAGTGAATACATGGAAACTTGTTTGAAGGTGTATAAGCAATTATCATTGGATGCAGTTGGTAGAGCAATACCAGAAAGAGACCAACCTAATGTTATAGTGGATTTAGTCAAAGAAATAAAACCAGATATAGTAGTGTTAACAGGACACGATAGTGTAGTTAAAGATCCAAAGGATTATTTGAACTTAGATAATTACAGGAATTCAAGATATTATTTAGAATCAGTTAAAAATTTAAGAAATTATAATTCAAGCTATGATGAATTAGTAATATTTGCAGGTGCATGTCAAAGCTGTTATGAAATGATATTAGATGTAGGTGCTAACTTTGCATCATCGCCTAATAGAGTTTTAATCCATTGTTTAGATCCGGTTTTTGTATGTGAAAAGATTGCTTACACTAGAATAGACAAGGTAGTTTCAATTACTGATGTAATAGAAAATACAATAACAGGAATAAAGGGTGTTGGAGGATTACAGACTAGGGGAAAGTATAGAGAAGGATACCCTAAGTCTTCTTATATTTAATATGAGAAGCCTGAGAAGGCAAATATTTTTATATGGTAATATTCTAAAACATAAATATTCTGAAGAATATTACCATATATATGGTTCAAAGCATGTGAAAAATACGGGTTATGAGGGAAGTAGATTAAATAAAAGCCAATTAAGTTAATTATGTTACGAAATATTTAAACATAATGGATACTTTAGATAAAACTATTATTGAGAAAAATATTGATGGGTAACCGTTGGTAATTTTCTTAATAATACTTTTTCATTTAATTCAAGAATATAAAATTAATCTTTGACAAAAATAAAAACACAGGATATAATTATTTTAACAAATTTAATTGAGCAAAATTAAGTTTGGAGAAACCAAAATACGAAACAGATATAAAATTAAGAGGAGAGAATAAGAATGATATATGATTATATGGTAAAAGATGCAAAGGGAAATACAGTATCAATGGAGGAATATAAGGGGAAAGTACTTTTAGTTGTTAATACAGCTACAGGGTGTGGGTTTACTCCTCAATATGAAGGGCTCCAAAAAATATATGATAAATATAAAGATAGTGGATTTGAAATATTAGATTTTCCATCTAATCAATTCTTTGAACAAGCACCTGGAAGTAATGAAGAAATCGTGAATTTTTGTAAGTTAACATATGGAACAACTTTTAAGACTTTTGGGAAAATTGATGTAAACGGAGAAAATAGTGATCCTCTATATGCTTTATTGAAAAAAGAAGCTCCTTCTGCAATTGAAGATGAATCAGCAAAGGGATTATATAACTTACTATCAGATAAGGGATTCAATACAAGTGGAGATGATATTAAATGGAATTTTACAAAATTCCTTGTATCGAAGGAAGGAAAA
The DNA window shown above is from Clostridium beijerinckii and carries:
- a CDS encoding glutathione peroxidase — translated: MIYDYMVKDAKGNTVSMEEYKGKVLLVVNTATGCGFTPQYEGLQKIYDKYKDSGFEILDFPSNQFFEQAPGSNEEIVNFCKLTYGTTFKTFGKIDVNGENSDPLYALLKKEAPSAIEDESAKGLYNLLSDKGFNTSGDDIKWNFTKFLVSKEGKVVARFAPTFEPEKIEDKIIELLNEK
- the yabG gene encoding sporulation peptidase YabG gives rise to the protein MRIGDIVVRKSYEKDITFKIIDIKEKDGKENIILKGINIRIIADAYAEDLDMAEEDSGSQDRILNTRVNEAIKKVMVLRGDLRDKVEKAPKIKAKNELVFGRPGKILHVDGDSEYMETCLKVYKQLSLDAVGRAIPERDQPNVIVDLVKEIKPDIVVLTGHDSVVKDPKDYLNLDNYRNSRYYLESVKNLRNYNSSYDELVIFAGACQSCYEMILDVGANFASSPNRVLIHCLDPVFVCEKIAYTRIDKVVSITDVIENTITGIKGVGGLQTRGKYREGYPKSSYI